Below is a window of Escherichia coli DSM 30083 = JCM 1649 = ATCC 11775 DNA.
ACGGCTCACCTGTGGGATATCCGGTTGCTAAGACATCGTGCGAGGAAATGACAATGGATTATTCACAGTTAAGTGATTTTGAAATTAACAGACGAGTATGTGAGGCTTTAGATATGGAGGAGCATTTCTTCATACCTGATGACGAAGCAGACTTCGATTCTGAGATCCCCACTGACGAAAGAGGTCCTATTTGGCAGACGCAAAAAAGGGATATTAATGGCTTCCGTTCTTCAAACGGAAATTGCTTCAATCCTTGCAATAATCCTGAATACGCGTGGCCAATTATCACTGAAAGCAAAATCAGCACTATGTGGATGACAGCGGAAAAAGAATGGTGCGCATGGTCAGGAGGTGATTTAGAGGAAGGTTGTTGGGAATGGGAAAATATTCCTGGCTACTACTTCTGCGGTGAATCTCCACTCCGCGCCGCCATGATTGTATTTCTCATGATGCAGGACGCCAATAATGCTTAGCCCATCCCAATCCCTTCAATACCAGAAAGAAAGCGTCGAGCGGGCATTAACGTGCGCTAACTGCGGTCAGAAGCTGCATGTGCTTGAAGTTCACGTGTGCTCCGATTGCTGCGCAGAACTGATGAGCGATCCGAATAGCTCAATGTACGAGGAAGAAGACGATGAATGAGTTAATGAATGGCAATGCCATCAAAATGACAAGCATTGAAATTGCTGAGTTGGTTGGTAAGCGTCATGACAATGTGAAACGTACCATCGAAACGCTGGCTAAAAATGGTGTTATCCGGCTTCCTCAAATTGAGGTTTCCGAAAGAATCAATAACTTAGGGTTCAATGTTCAGTACGAGCATTACGTCTTCGAGGGCGAACAAGGTAAGCGAGACAGTATTGTCGTTGTTGCCCAGTTGTCGCCAGAGTTCACCGCTCGCCTTGTTGACCGCTGGCGAGAGCTTGAAGAAGCTGCGGTTAATATCCCCAAAACGCTACCGGAAGCGTTGCGCCTTGCTGCCGATCTTGCTGAGCAGAAAATGCAACTGGAAAACCAGCTCGCAATTGTCGCACCTAAAGTTGAGTTTGCCGATCGCGTTGGCGAGGCCAGCGGAATTTTGATTGGAAACTTTGCAAAGGTTGTTGGTATTGGTCAAAACAAACTGTTTGCGTGGATGCGTGATCACAAAATCCTTATTGCTTCAGGTTCCCGGCGCAATGTGCCAATGCAGGAATATATGGATCGCGGCTATTTCACAGTGAAAGAAACAGCGGTCAACACAAATCACGGAATACAGATATCGTTCACCACAAAAATCACCGGGCGTGGTCAACAGTGGCTGACCAGAAAGCTGCTCGATAACGGAATGCTGAAAGTAACAGGGGAGGCTGCTTAATGGCTAACCTACGCAAAGAAGCGCGCGGAAGAGAATGTCAGGTACGTATTTACGGCGTATGCAATGGCAACCCTGAAACTACAGTTCTGGCACATTACCGGATGGCTGGAATTTGCGGAACGGGAATGAAGCCTGACGACCTGATCGGTGCATGGGCTTGTAGTGCGTGTCACGATGAAATCGACCGACGCACCCATAATCTCGACAACAAAGACGCCAGACTTTACCACCTCGAAGGCGTGATCAGAACGCAGGCGATACTGCTGAGGGAGGGGAAGATTAAGTCATGAACGAATATCAGTTTGTGCTTCCATACCCGCCGTCGGTGAATACCTACTGGCGAAGACGGGGAAGCCAATATTACATAAGCGATAAAGGCCAGAAATACCGAAAAGACGTTCAGCAAATCATCCGCCAACTCAAGTTAGACATTTTCACCAAATCACGACTCCGTATCAAAGTCATCGCAGACGTTCCAGACTCCCGCCGCCGCGACCTCGACAACATCCTGAAAGGTTTACTCGACTCCCTTATCCACGCCGGATTTGCGGAAGACGACGAGCAATTCGATGACATTCGCGTAATTCGTGGTGTGAAAGTACCAGGCGGACGGCTTGGAATAAAAATCACCGAACTGGAGAACGCATGAACGCCACAATTCAAACGATACCAGAGCTTCTTATCCAGACACGAGGCAATCAGACCGAAGTGGCGAGGATGCTTTCCTGCGCAAGAGGAACAGTGCTCAAGTACAACCGAGACAGCAAAGGCGAGCGTCACGTAATAGTTAACGGCGTCCTGATGGTCAAACAAGGCAAGAGGGGAAGACGATGAGCATAAGAGAACTAAACCTCACCAAAGAGCAGCACGAGTGGCTGAATGGCTGGCTTGAACTGTGGGGCGCATGGGTTTATTCAGGTCGTCTGGAAAAGCGCATGAGCAGCGTAATAGCGAAGTTCATGGAGAGCGTAGAGCCGGGAAGAATTATGACAAGGCCAATGTGTAATGATGATGATGGAATGTTGATTTCTCAGGTCGTTGATTCCGTCATGTACATTGACAAGAAAGCCTTTGGCATCCTCCTCAGCTACTACGCTCATGGTTCATCTAAGCGAGCAATTGCATCCTACTATCACGCGACTGCAAAGCCACGCAAGATGTGTGGACGTGGTGGCGAGGGATGGAGAAAACCTTCACTGGCAACCTGTAGAAACGAAATTGACGACATCCTGAAAGCGTCATTATTTGTTTTATACCAGCCAATGCAAAATGCTTTCAAAATGCGTAAACGTGTTGAGAAAGTTAAGCATGTTGCTGTTAAAAACCTTGACATGCAATTATCCATTTAGCCATAATTAGAAGGTAAGCTGCCGTTAGTGACTCTTAAGTTGCAACGGTGGCTTTTTTGTTTGCACAACAGGTAAGAGCATTGAACCCGCAGACCTCGCGGAATTGGTGAAAGGTGCCGCGCAGTACTCTTATCGTTGTGGTGAATACGCAGGCTGATGCGTTAATCAGGTGAACGAGACACCCGCCGGTCCGTGATATGGCACACCGTGCCGGTCATATCTGCCGCGGTTAGGTTTACGAGGATTTCGTAAAGCTGGTCTAGGGTGAAGCCGTGAAAGCGGAGGAAGTAAAACGAGGCGTCGGTACACGCCTATCGTCATTAAGTCGGAGTTCAGCACCGACCGCCACAACCCAACCTGAGCCGTAGCCACTGGCTATCCTGAATTCATCAGTGATAGTTATGCTGCGGCCTTCTACACATGACCTTCGTGAAAGCGGGTGGCATGAGGTTGCGCTAACAACCTCATGCCGTTTTGCCCGTGCATATCGGTCACGAACAAATCTGATTACTAAACACAGTAGCCTGGATTTGTTCTATCAGTAATCGACCTTATTCCTAATTAAATAGAGCAAATCCCCTTATTGGGGGTAAGACATGAAGATGCCAGAAAAACATGACCTGTTAGCCGCCATTCTCGCGGCAAAGGAACAAGGCATCGGGGCAATCCTTGCGTTTGCAATGGCGTACCTTCGCGGCAGATATAATGGCGGTGCGTTTACAAAAACAGTAATCGACGCAACGATGTGCGCCATTATCGCCTGGTTCATTCGTGACCTTCTCGACTTCGCCGGACTAAGTAGCAATCTCGCTTATATAACGAGCGTGTTCATCGGCTACATCGGTACTGACTCGATTGGTTCGCTTATCAAACGCTTCGCTGCTAAAAAAGCCGGAGTAGAAGATGGTGGAAATCAATAATCAACGTAAGGCGTTCCTCGATATGCTGGCGTGGTCAGAGGGAACTGATAACGGACGGCAGAAAACCAGAAATCATGGTTATGACGTCATTGTAGGCGGAGAGCTATTTACTGATTACTCCGATCACCCTCGCAAGCTTGTCACGCTAAACCCAAAACTCAAATCAACAGCCGCCGGACGCTACCAGCTTCTTTCCCGTTGGTGGGATGCCTACCGTAAGCAGCTTGGTCTGAAAGACTTCTCTCCGAAAAGTCAGGACGCTGTGGCATTGCAGCAGATTAAAGAGCGTGGCGCTTTACCGATGATTGACCGCGGTGATATTCGTCAGGCAATCGACCGTTGCAGCAATATCTGGGCTTCACTGCCGGGCGCTGGTTATGGTCAGTTCGAGCATAAGGCTGACAACCTGATTGCAAAATTCAAAGAGGCTGGCGGAACGGTCAGAGAGATTGAGGTATGAGCAGAGTCACCGCGATTATCTCCGCTCTGATTATTTGCATCATCGTCTGCCTGTCATGGGCTGTTAATCATTACCGTGATAATGCAATCGCCTACAAAGAGCAGCGCGATAAAGCCACATCCATCATCGCTGATATGCGGAAGCGTCAACGTGATGTAGCAGAACTCGACGCAAGATACACAAAGGAGCTTGCTGATGCTAACGCGACTATCGAAAGTCTCCGTGCTGATGTTTCTGCTGGGCGTAAGCGCCTGCAAGTCGCCGCCACCTGTGCAAAGTCAACGACCGGAGCCAGCAGCATGGGCGATGGAGAAAACCCAAGACTTACAGCAGATGCTGAACTCAATTATTACCGTCTCCGAAGTGGAATCGACAGGATAACCGCGCAGGTTAACTACCTGCAGGAGTACATCAGGACGCAATGCCTTCGATGATAGCGATAATTTTACTCATCATCCTTCACATCTGGCTCTGTAGACAGGGTGGTGATCACTTCTGGAGTGAATCCAGATTAAACATCTCATTGCTGATGCTTGATATTGAGCATCTGGCGCGCGGTAAGGGGCTGCGTTGAGATAAGAGCCAGTCATTACAAATACCAGGATTTAGCCTCGCATTCGCGGGGCTTTTTTATATCTGCAGTAAACCGCGCATCGCAGCGCGTAACAATCCCGAGTCTTTCAGAAAGCTGAGCCTGAGAACTGCCGTATATGGTGGCGACCATCTCGGGGCGGCTTTTCTGTGCGAACAGGCTCATCTTTCTAAAAGGTAAAGACGCAATGAACTACCCAACCGTTGTTAACGATATAGATTTCAGAGACCTAATTTTTGTAGCAAACAACGATCCGGTTACAGATTCTTTTATGGTGGCAAAAGCATTTGGAAAGCTGCCGAAGAACGTGGTTCGTGACATTGAACGAACCATAGAAGCTTGCCCTCCTGAGTTTGATACAAAGCTCAACTTTGAGCTTTGCTATAAAAACAATGAGTTACAGAATGGTAAGCCGCAAAAATTCTACCGTCTCCGCAAGGATGGGTTGATGCTTTTGGTTATGTCCTACACCAAAAAAGAAGCAATGCGTATCAAAATTGCTTACATCAACGCATTCAACTGGATGTACGCCATGCTTCAGGTTGGTCATCGTCAATTTGAAGAAGAGAGAAATGCCGTAATGCTGGAGTACATGAAAGAGAAGGATGTTGCCAGCATGTCAGGCCGCCTGCTTAATCGCTGGGGAAAAATTAAGAAGCCTCAGCTACTGGCGAGAATTGAACGCCTTGAACAGCACGGGCAAACCGTAATCCCCGGACTCACCAATTAACGGCAGTACAGCGAAACAACCCAAGCCAGAAAGTGGGGAAATAACACTGGCAGCCACTGAAAGATGAACCTCCTGCCTTATGGCAAAAAAGATTCTTTGTGGTGGCGGACTGATGGAAAGACATCGGTTATTGCAGAGACCATTCAATGAGTGGTCTCGACAATGGCTTATACCCTACACGGGATAACTTAACTGATATCCCTTTTAACGGATAAACGGAGCCAACAATGGCAGAGATTATTCCCATGACTGAAGAACAGAAATTCCAGTTAGAGATTTACAAGCTGGTCATGAACCAGAACGCAGCCGCAGAGGAAGCATTTCAGTTCATTGGCACTGACGAACTGAAGCTTGAGCTATTCAAAATTCACTTCCAGTCAGGCGGCGCTAATTCAGATATCACGACCCGCACTATCGAAGCGGTGCGTAAATCGAAGGAAGCGTTAGACCTGTTCACCACCGGAGCATAAACATGGCGCGCCCAACAAAGTATCAAGAGGCGTATGCCGAACAGGCACGCAAACTGTGCTTGCTGGGCTACACCGATGCAGAGCTTGCTGATTTCTTCGAAGTCAGTGAGTCAACTATTAACAAGTGGAAGCTTGATTATCCTGAGTTTTCGGAGTCCATAAAAAAGGGTAAGGCCGTCGCTGATGCAGAAGTTAGTGACCGTCTTTATCAACGCGCTATGGGCTTCGTGGCTCCAGACATCGATATTCGTGTTATTGAAAACAGAATTGTCGAAACTCCTCTTGAGAAGTATTACCCGCCTGATACAACAGCTGCCATCTTCTGGCTTAAGAACCGACAGAAGGATAAATGGCGCGACAAGGTTGATCACGAGCTAACAGGCAAAGACGGCGGCGCAATCCAGATTGAAACATCACCGATGAGTACTCTATTCGGAAAATGACCTCGATTAATCCTATCTTTGAACCGTTCATTGAGGCGCATCGCTACAAAGTCGCCAAAGGCGGTCGAGGTAGCGGTAAATCATGGGCAATTGCGAGACTGCTTGTTGAAGCGGCGCGTCGGCAGCCAGTGCGTATTCTCTGCGCTCGTGAACTGCAAAACAGTATCAGCGATTCGGTAATCCGGCTGCTTGAAGACACCATAGAGCGTGAAGGGTATACGGCTGAGTTTGAAATTCAGCGTTCCATGATTCGTCATCTCGGGACGAATGCTGAGTTCATGTTCTACGGCATCAAAAACAACCCGACGAAGATTAAATCGCTCGAAGGCATTGATATCTGCTGGGTGGAGGAAGCGGAAGCGGTAACGAAGGAATCATGGGATATCCTGATACCAACCATCCGCAAGCCATTTTCCGAAATATGGGTGAGCTTCAACCCGAAAAACATCCTCGACGATACCTATCAGCGATTCGTAGTAAACCCTCCCGATGATATTTGTCTGCTGACGGTGAACTACACCGACAACCCGCACTTTCCTGAAGTTCTCCGTCTGGAGATGGAAGAGTGTAAACGCAGAAACCCGACACTGTATCGTCACATCTGGCTTGGTGAGCCAGTAAGCGCAAGTGATATGGCAATCATCAAACGTGAATGGCTTGAAGCCGCAACCGATGCGCACAAGAAACTCGGATGGAAAGCGAAAGGCGCTGTTGTCTCTGCGCATGACCCATCAGATACAGGGCCAGATGCTAAAGGTTATGCATCGCGTCACGGTTCGGTAGTTAAGCGCATTGCCGAAGGTCTGCTGATGGACATCAACGAGGGTGCTGACTGGGCTACTTCGCTGGCGATTGAAGACGGCGCTGACCATTACCTGTGGGATGGCGATGGTGTCGGTGCAGGGCTACGCAGACAGACAACGGAAGCATTCTCCGGCAAGAAAATTACCGCCACGATGTTCAAGGGCAGCGAATCGCCATTCGATGAAGATGCTCCGTATCAGGCCGGAGCATGGGCTGATGAAGTCGTACAGGGTGACAACGTTCGCACTATTGGCGATGTATTCCGCAATAAGCGAGCGCAATTCTATTACGCGCTGGCTGACAGGCTGTATCTGACATATCGGGCGGTTGTCCACGGTGAGTATGCAGACCCCGACGACATGCTGAGCTTCGACAAAGAAGCGATAGGCGAGAAGATGCTGGAGAAACTGTTTGCAGAACTGACGCAGATTCAGCGCAAATTCAATAATAACGGGAAACTGGAGCTTATGACTAAGGTCGAAATGAAGCAGAAGCTCGGTATCCCATCTCCTAACCTGGCTGATGCGCTGATGATGTGTATGCATTGCCCGGAGTCGGCTGCGCAACCCGACTATTCCAGTTACTCAATTCCTTGTGGTGTAGGTTGATATGGCAGAAAAAAAGATGACTGACTGGCATCGCAAGGTGCTGTGCAACTTTGATAATGCCTGGTCAGCAACGCAGGATATGCGTGAGCAGATTATTGAGGCTCAACGTTTCGTCCGGGTATCCGGCGCACAGTGGGAAGGCAGCACAAACGCTGGTTACTCATTTGATGAAGGCAGGTTTGAGCATTACCCGCGCTTTGAACTGAATAAGATTGCCCGTGAATGTGATCGCATCATTGGCGAGTATCGACAGAATCGCATCAGCGTTAAATTCAGGCCGAAGGATGACAAGGCATCGGAAGCGTTAGCCAAAAAGATGAACGGCAAATTCCGCGCTGACTATCAGGAAACATCAGGTGGCGAAGCGTGTGATAACGCATTTGATGATGCTGTAACGGGCGGATTCGGTTGTTTCCGCATGTGTGCCGATTACGAAGATGAAATGGACCCAAGTAACGAGCAGCGACGCATCAGCCTTCTTCCTGTTTACGACCCAGCGACATGCGTCTTCTTCGATCAGGACAGCAAGCAATATGACCGTTCTGATGCTATGTGGGCTATGGAAATGTTCTCCATGACGCCTAAAGCGTTCGAGGCTGAATACCCTGATTCCATCGCGGCAGGCCTTTCTCGTGATGAGACTGGCACTCAATATGACTGGTCAACGCCAGATGCCATCTATGTTGGGCGCTACTACGAAGTTCGCATAGAGAAGGTGAAGCTCACGGCATGGCGCAACCCTGTTAGCGGAGAAACGGCAATCTATGATGAAGAGCAAATCAAAGATATTGTCGACGAGCTGACCGATGGTGCATTCGAACTGATTGGCGAGCGAACGGTGAAGAAACGCCGCGTTTATTGCGGCCTTCTGTCTGGCGCTGAATGGCTGGAAGAACCGAAGCGTATTCCGGGCGAACATATTCCTCTCATCCCGGTATATGGACGTCGCTCATTTGTTGATAATCAGGAACGAATCGAAGGCCACGCAGCAAAAGCGATGGATGCACAGCGTCTTGAGAACCTGATGGTTTCCATGATTGCAGATAACGCTACTCAGGCTGGCGGTGATGGCATTCCTGTAGTTGATGTTGACATGATTCCTGGTCCTCTCGCCACTCATTGGGCGGAGCGCAACAAAAAGCGCCCGGCGTTCCTGCCGATGGTCAGTCTGAAAAACAAAAACGGAGATATTACTGCGCAGGCTCAGGTCAGCAGTTATACGCCTCCGACACAAATGCCTCCAGCTCTTGCCGGGCTATTGCAGTACACCGGAACGGCTATTCAGCAAATTACAGGTGCGTCGCAGCTTGAGAACATGCCGAGCAACGTTGCTACCGATACCGTTGATAGCATCTTTAACCGGATGGATACGCAGTCCTATATCTACATGGACAACATGGCTAAATCCATGCGTCGCGCTGGCGTTGTGTGGCTTTCTATGGCTCGTGAAGTCTATGGCAGCGATACGCCGATGCGTATCGTTAATGAGGACGGCAGCGATGACGTGGCGCTGATGACTGGTGAAGTGGTTGACCGTCAGACAGGGCAGGTTATCGCGCTTAACGACCTTTCGCAGGGTAACTATGAAGTGACTGTCGATGTCGGTCAGTCGTTCGCTACTCGCCGTGACGCAACGGTTAAGTCGTTACTTTCCATGCTGGCACTTATCCCGCCCGGAACGCCGAAACACGACCTTGTATCGTCGATGATCCTCGACAATATGGACGGCGAAGGGATGGACGACCTTAAAGAATACAACCGCAATCAGTTGCTTCTGTCTGGAGTTATCAAGCCGAGAACGCCAGAAGAACAGCAGATGGTTGAGCAGGCGAAACAACAACAGGCCAGTCAGCCAGATCCGGCTATGGTTGCTGCGCAAGGTCAGCTTCTTGCTGGTCAGGCTGAATTGCAGAAAGCGCAGAACGAGCAGGCAGCCATTCAGGTTAAAGCATTCCAGGCACAGACTGATGCTCAGGTTGCAGCGGCAAATGTTGTGAAAATCCTCGCATCTGCCGATAGCCAGCAGAAATCTGATATCCGCGAGGCTCTGAAACTGCTCGGACAGTTCCAGCAACAGCAAGGAGACAATGCCCGTGCTGATGCAGAGCTTGTCCTGAAAAGTCAGGCACAGGGCCATGCGCAGCGCATGGACATCAGCAGCATCCTGCAAAAATCAACTCAGCAACAACCACAGCAGTAATTAACCCATAACGTGCAATGGCTGTCTTTATGAGGCCTGGCACCCTATTGCCTTCCGATGGGCTGAACATCGAGTAAACAGGGGTAACAAATGGACCAGATGGCAGAAAACACACCAGAAGTTGAAATCGAAACCGACGCGTCAGAGCAGATTCCTGATGATGTCGAACTGGCTGAAAAAGTCGAAACAGAAGATGGCAGTGAGTCCTCAGGCAATGATGCAGAGGAGGCTACTGAAACTGATGACGACGAATCAGAACAGGAATTCTACTTTGGTGACGAAAAGCTGGATTCGCCAACCAGCGAAGATGGCGCTGAGCATGGACTGGTAAAACACCTGCGCAAGACGATTAAAGAGAAAGACCGCGAGCTGAAAGAGCTGATGCGTCAGTCTCAGAAACCCGTCGAGCAGCAGCCGGTAATCACTCAACCACCGCGAATGCCAAAACTGGATGATGAGGACATCGGTTTCGATGAAGAAATCTACCAGCAAC
It encodes the following:
- a CDS encoding phage protein NinX family protein, which gives rise to MTMDYSQLSDFEINRRVCEALDMEEHFFIPDDEADFDSEIPTDERGPIWQTQKRDINGFRSSNGNCFNPCNNPEYAWPIITESKISTMWMTAEKEWCAWSGGDLEEGCWEWENIPGYYFCGESPLRAAMIVFLMMQDANNA
- a CDS encoding protein NinF; translated protein: MLSPSQSLQYQKESVERALTCANCGQKLHVLEVHVCSDCCAELMSDPNSSMYEEEDDE
- a CDS encoding phage antirepressor KilAC domain-containing protein encodes the protein MNELMNGNAIKMTSIEIAELVGKRHDNVKRTIETLAKNGVIRLPQIEVSERINNLGFNVQYEHYVFEGEQGKRDSIVVVAQLSPEFTARLVDRWRELEEAAVNIPKTLPEALRLAADLAEQKMQLENQLAIVAPKVEFADRVGEASGILIGNFAKVVGIGQNKLFAWMRDHKILIASGSRRNVPMQEYMDRGYFTVKETAVNTNHGIQISFTTKITGRGQQWLTRKLLDNGMLKVTGEAA
- a CDS encoding DUF1364 domain-containing protein, coding for MANLRKEARGRECQVRIYGVCNGNPETTVLAHYRMAGICGTGMKPDDLIGAWACSACHDEIDRRTHNLDNKDARLYHLEGVIRTQAILLREGKIKS
- a CDS encoding RusA family crossover junction endodeoxyribonuclease — its product is MNEYQFVLPYPPSVNTYWRRRGSQYYISDKGQKYRKDVQQIIRQLKLDIFTKSRLRIKVIADVPDSRRRDLDNILKGLLDSLIHAGFAEDDEQFDDIRVIRGVKVPGGRLGIKITELENA
- a CDS encoding protein ninH gives rise to the protein MNATIQTIPELLIQTRGNQTEVARMLSCARGTVLKYNRDSKGERHVIVNGVLMVKQGKRGRR
- a CDS encoding antiterminator Q family protein; amino-acid sequence: MSIRELNLTKEQHEWLNGWLELWGAWVYSGRLEKRMSSVIAKFMESVEPGRIMTRPMCNDDDGMLISQVVDSVMYIDKKAFGILLSYYAHGSSKRAIASYYHATAKPRKMCGRGGEGWRKPSLATCRNEIDDILKASLFVLYQPMQNAFKMRKRVEKVKHVAVKNLDMQLSI
- a CDS encoding phage holin, lambda family gives rise to the protein MKMPEKHDLLAAILAAKEQGIGAILAFAMAYLRGRYNGGAFTKTVIDATMCAIIAWFIRDLLDFAGLSSNLAYITSVFIGYIGTDSIGSLIKRFAAKKAGVEDGGNQ
- a CDS encoding glycoside hydrolase family 104 protein, producing the protein MVEINNQRKAFLDMLAWSEGTDNGRQKTRNHGYDVIVGGELFTDYSDHPRKLVTLNPKLKSTAAGRYQLLSRWWDAYRKQLGLKDFSPKSQDAVALQQIKERGALPMIDRGDIRQAIDRCSNIWASLPGAGYGQFEHKADNLIAKFKEAGGTVREIEV
- a CDS encoding lysis protein translates to MSRVTAIISALIICIIVCLSWAVNHYRDNAIAYKEQRDKATSIIADMRKRQRDVAELDARYTKELADANATIESLRADVSAGRKRLQVAATCAKSTTGASSMGDGENPRLTADAELNYYRLRSGIDRITAQVNYLQEYIRTQCLR
- a CDS encoding Rha family transcriptional regulator translates to MNYPTVVNDIDFRDLIFVANNDPVTDSFMVAKAFGKLPKNVVRDIERTIEACPPEFDTKLNFELCYKNNELQNGKPQKFYRLRKDGLMLLVMSYTKKEAMRIKIAYINAFNWMYAMLQVGHRQFEEERNAVMLEYMKEKDVASMSGRLLNRWGKIKKPQLLARIERLEQHGQTVIPGLTN
- a CDS encoding DUF2560 family protein translates to MAEIIPMTEEQKFQLEIYKLVMNQNAAAEEAFQFIGTDELKLELFKIHFQSGGANSDITTRTIEAVRKSKEALDLFTTGA
- a CDS encoding PBSX family phage terminase large subunit, which produces MTSINPIFEPFIEAHRYKVAKGGRGSGKSWAIARLLVEAARRQPVRILCARELQNSISDSVIRLLEDTIEREGYTAEFEIQRSMIRHLGTNAEFMFYGIKNNPTKIKSLEGIDICWVEEAEAVTKESWDILIPTIRKPFSEIWVSFNPKNILDDTYQRFVVNPPDDICLLTVNYTDNPHFPEVLRLEMEECKRRNPTLYRHIWLGEPVSASDMAIIKREWLEAATDAHKKLGWKAKGAVVSAHDPSDTGPDAKGYASRHGSVVKRIAEGLLMDINEGADWATSLAIEDGADHYLWDGDGVGAGLRRQTTEAFSGKKITATMFKGSESPFDEDAPYQAGAWADEVVQGDNVRTIGDVFRNKRAQFYYALADRLYLTYRAVVHGEYADPDDMLSFDKEAIGEKMLEKLFAELTQIQRKFNNNGKLELMTKVEMKQKLGIPSPNLADALMMCMHCPESAAQPDYSSYSIPCGVG
- a CDS encoding portal protein produces the protein MAEKKMTDWHRKVLCNFDNAWSATQDMREQIIEAQRFVRVSGAQWEGSTNAGYSFDEGRFEHYPRFELNKIARECDRIIGEYRQNRISVKFRPKDDKASEALAKKMNGKFRADYQETSGGEACDNAFDDAVTGGFGCFRMCADYEDEMDPSNEQRRISLLPVYDPATCVFFDQDSKQYDRSDAMWAMEMFSMTPKAFEAEYPDSIAAGLSRDETGTQYDWSTPDAIYVGRYYEVRIEKVKLTAWRNPVSGETAIYDEEQIKDIVDELTDGAFELIGERTVKKRRVYCGLLSGAEWLEEPKRIPGEHIPLIPVYGRRSFVDNQERIEGHAAKAMDAQRLENLMVSMIADNATQAGGDGIPVVDVDMIPGPLATHWAERNKKRPAFLPMVSLKNKNGDITAQAQVSSYTPPTQMPPALAGLLQYTGTAIQQITGASQLENMPSNVATDTVDSIFNRMDTQSYIYMDNMAKSMRRAGVVWLSMAREVYGSDTPMRIVNEDGSDDVALMTGEVVDRQTGQVIALNDLSQGNYEVTVDVGQSFATRRDATVKSLLSMLALIPPGTPKHDLVSSMILDNMDGEGMDDLKEYNRNQLLLSGVIKPRTPEEQQMVEQAKQQQASQPDPAMVAAQGQLLAGQAELQKAQNEQAAIQVKAFQAQTDAQVAAANVVKILASADSQQKSDIREALKLLGQFQQQQGDNARADAELVLKSQAQGHAQRMDISSILQKSTQQQPQQ